TTCGTGACCGGGAGTATGGACAATGACTCCGTTTAGATGTCCAATTTCAGAAGAAACGTTAATATGCATAACAGAGTTTTCGTTAGGGAGTCAAATATAGAGATATGAGCTCCATATTTAAACGGAAATTCTAGATTTGAATATCTATCTTAATGCGCAGTACGAGAGAAAAGATGACTAGCAAATCCGAAATAGAATCACTCCTCCTCCTAATGGATGATCCCGATCCATTTATTAAAGAGAGTGTACATAGCAGATTTACGGAACTTGGGGAAAATGCAGTTCCACTACTTGATCAATTCAGGCTTGAAATAAAAAACCCAGAGGAAAAGAAGAAAGTTGGGGATCTGATTCATCAACTTACTTTTTCAACACTTGAAAGTGATTTTCATGAACTGTTTGAGCGAGGAGTAAAAAACCGGACGGATTTAGAAAATGCGGCATTCACGTTAGCCCGATTTGGTAATCCTACACTAGGCAATAGAGAGTATTCTCAAAAACTTGATCATTTTGCGGAAATGGTTGAGCCTACTATTCGCTATCGCTTAGATGAGCGCCGAAAAATGAAACAGCTCATTAAATTTGTTTTCGAAGATTTGAATTTTGGTGGAGATACGGAAGATTATCATAACCCGGCAAACTGCTTTATGGATAAGGTAGTAAACCGAAGAAGGGGACTGCCTATTACATTAAGTATGGTTGTGATGTTTTTAGCCCGGCGCTTAGATATGCCATTTTTTGGTGTAAATATGCCGATTCATTTTATGCTGAACTATATAAGTGATAAAGAAGAGGTTCTTATTGACCCCTATGACAATGGGGCTATAGTTACCTATGATCAATGCTATTTCTTTCTCAAAAAGAATAATATTGAGCCTAAGCCCGATCATTTTAGAATAGCTTCTGATGTTGAGATAATTATTCGTTGTATCCGGAATTTGATACATAGTTACGAGCGCCTTAATCAGCCAACCAGGATTGAGGATTTAAAAAAACTGCTTGCTATAGCCGAATCATACGAGGAATAACAGATGGCCGGATATTCAGGTACTCCGCTGGTTAAGAAGCTAGGCATAAAGCAAGGTATGCGGGTGTTATTTGTAAATGAACCTTCTCACTACATGGATTTGTTGGGAGAGCTTCCTGAAGAAATTGCCATTCTTGATCTTAAAGCTGAAGAACTGAATTTCATTCACTTTTTTTGTGAAGATCTGGAAACACTTCATAATCTATTTCCCATTTTAAAGGAAAAACTTACCAAAACAGGGATGATTTGGATTTCCTGGATTAAAAAAGCGTCCAAAAACTTTAGCTGGACATTTACAGAAGCAGAGGTAAGAAGATACGGGCTGCAAATCGGGTTGGTAGATGTGAAGGTGTGCGCTGTGGATGAAGACTGGAGTGGCCTGAAATTTATGTACAGGCGTGAAGATCGTTAGTTCTACTTATTTCTGAATCTCATGAAAGCACTGGTCTATAAGGGAATAAAACAGGTAGAGGTAATAGATGTACCCAATCCTGAGATTCTGACCCCGAATGATGTAATTGTAAAAGTTGAATGTGCAGCGATTTGCGGTTCTGATATGCATGTATATCATGGCCGGGAACAAGGGATCGATATTAATACAATAATGGGGCACGAGTTCGTAGGAACTGTCATTGAAATCGGTGATTCAGTCAAGAGATTTAAGCCAGGAGATGAAGTAATAAGTCCTTTTACTACAAATTGCGGGCAATGCTATTATTGCGAAAATGGGTTAACGGCAAGATGCGAGCAAAGCCAACTATATGGATGGGTGGAACAAGGAATAGGTTTACATGGTATTCACGCAGAATTTGCAAGAGTTCCATTCGCAGACTCAACGCTGGTTCATAAACCTGAGCATATAAGTTGGGAACGGGCGAATCTCATTTCTGATAATTTACCTACCGGGTATTTCGGAGTAGAAATGGTAGAGATAAATCCGAAAGGGGTGTATGCGGTTTTAGGCTGCGGGTCTGTAGGATTAATGGCTGCTTTAAGTGCTTTCGAACAAGGTGCAACGAGGGTGTACGCACTAGATAGAATACCTTTTCGATTAGAAAAAGCAGCCTCTTTTGGAGCGATTCCGATCAATATTGATCAGGAAGATGCCGTGAAAAAAATTAAAGCAGAGACTGGAGGAAGAGGGGTGGATGGAGCGATTGAGGCGGTAGGGAGTGCTCCTCCTCTAAAACTGGCGTTCGATTTGTTAAGGCCCGGAGGAGTACTTGGATCAGTTGGAGTTCAGGCTTTTGACAAGCTGCCATTTTCTCCTCCAAACCTCTATGATAAAAACGTTACTATGAAGTTTGGAAGATGCTCGGCCAGGCACTATATCGATAAAGTACTGCCGATAATTGACACGTTACCTGCTGATGTATTGGATGTAGTAACTCATCAATTTCCTCTGGCTGAAGCAAAAGAAGCATATCGGGTATTCGATGAAGAAAAAGAAAGTGCAATTAAGGTTTTACTGAAGCCTTAAATCTTACGAACTACAAACCAGGTAGCTAGTGCTCCCCCTAAGAGATAGCTAATTCCCGCTAAGCGATCTCCAAAGAAAAGCTCTCCCATTCCTAGAAGAATGAATATAATACCAAGAAAGGATTGCAGAACTGAGACTAAGGCCGGCCCGAGTCTGTCCTGGGATTCCTTACCATCAGCAAAAGGTTTCCATCCTTTACCAAAAGGTCGAACCTGATGGTAGTATTTCTTGAGAGTTTCCTCACTCTCTGGCTTGGTAACAAAGGTGGCAATTAACCAGCTTATCGTTGAAAGAGTGGTTGTAAAAATCATGCTTGTAGCAAAATCATACCCCAGTGATTTAGAAATAATTGCACCCAGGGTAGCGGCAATCATTGCTACAATTTCACTCCAGGCATTAACTCTCCACCAAAACCATCGAAGTAACATAACCCCACCAATTCCGGCGCTCAAGGAAAGAATAAATTCCCAGCCCCCTTTTACTGAATCAAAAAAGTAGGAGACAACCACTGCTACTCCTGCCATACCAATGGTGGCTAATCTGGAGATAAATACATAGTGTTTTTGTGCTTTTTCCGAGCTTTCGAAGCTTTCTTCTTTCTTGATGAAACGAGCATAGAAATCATTAATCACATAGGATGCCCCCCAATTAAGTTGGGTTGATATAGTAGAAACGAAAGCAGCTAAAAAGGCGACACATAACAAGCCGAACCAACCAACAGGTAACACCTCGGCCATCATCATTGGATATCCGGCTTCCTTATCTACCAGTTCCGGAAAAATAACAAGGGATACAAGGGCAACTAAGATCCACGGCCAGGGACGAATGGCATAATTAGCAATATTGAAGAGAAGAGTTCCTGCAACAGCATTTCGTTCGTCTTTAGCTGAAAACATTCGTTGAGCGATGTAACCGCCACCTCCTGGTTCAGCTCCTGGATACCAGGCCGCCCACCATGCCATTCCCACCCAAATTAAAGCAGTAACAATGGGTATTTCTGGGTTTGTAAATGGGTTAAAGCTTAGTACTTCCAGCATATCCTGGCGTGCTAATTGGGATTTCAATGCACTAAATCCACCAACATGATCTATCGCAAAATAGGCTAGAGCAATGGATCCAACCATGGCAATGGCAAATTGAATAAAGTCGGTGATTACTACTCCCCAAAGCCCGGATATTGCAATGTAAAGTGCGGTCATTCCATAGAGGATAACAATGATAGTCCACTGATCAGCTCCTGTTAGTACAGACATTATTTTAGCCATACCAACAGTCACCCAGCCCATAATTACACAATTGAAAGGGAAGGCAAAATAAAGTGCCCTGAAGCCTCTTAAAAAGCTTGCAGGTTTACCTCCATACCTAAGCTCGATAAATTCACAGTCAGTGATAACATCAGCGCGTTTCCAAAGCTTGGCATAGATAAAAACAGTGAGCAAACCAGAAATCATCCAGCTCCACCAGAACCAATTTCCGGCTATTCCCTGAGACGCTACAATACCAGTTATTGCAAGGGGAGTGTCAGCTGCAAAAGTAGTAGCAACCATTGAAGTTCCTACCAGCCACCAGGGTAGGTTCTTTCCTCCGGCAAAATAATCATCAAGAGATTTTTGATCCCTTCGTTTCGCTATAATTGCTACCGCAATAAGAATTAAAACGTAGCTAGCGATAATGATGTAATCTAAAGTGCCGAAAAGCATGTATGTATTATACTAAGGGTTCCAAAAAACTGCCAAAGGTTAAATAACAAACAGTAAAATCCAAACCTTTTGTTCTTATCTTAACCCAATGCAAGTGATCATTGACGGCTTTATAAATGGAATCACCCAGACTTCGGGCTTGGAATGGGTAGCAGTAACCACCGGTCTTTTAAGTGTCTGGTTTTCTATGAAAGAAAATATCTTGGTCTACCCTTTTGGAATTGTAAGTGTGCTCATTTATGTGCACCTGGCATTTAATTATCAGTTATATGCCGATATGGGGGTAAACAGCTACTATTTTGTGATGAGTGTTTATGGTTGGTATCACTGGAAAGACACTAAGGATAGTGCCCGAGTTCAAATCCCAATAACTACAAATTCTAGAACGGAATGGATGATATCGGCAGGAATTCTTATAGGTTCGTTTTTAATACTCTCTTTTGTGCTAATCAACTTTACCGACAGCGATGTTCCTATTTGGGATGCTACTACAACCTGTTTCGCTATTACTGGAATGTGGTTAATGGCACAAAAAAAACTGGAACACTGGCTGGCATGGATTATTACAGATCTTATTTCCATCCCTCTTTATTTTTATAAAGGCCTGATACTTACCAGTGTTCAATTTCTCATATTCACGATCCTTGCAATAGCAGGTTTTATTGCCTGGAAAAACTCATTAAGTAATCAGGATGACAACCTTGCTATAGGTTCGAATACAGTTTCTGCATCCTGATCAAAAGAAAAGCCCAGCTCCTGAACGGCATCAAAACGGGTAATCCCTTTCTCATTCATGAGCGTAGCATTTTCTCTATCAGCATTTTTTACTGCATCAAGAGAAACAGAAATAATACCCACGTTTGAATGCTGTCTGTTCATAACCACATTAAGTGTAGAGCCGCCTTTTGGAGTAGCGGTTATTGCTACTGCTAAGTTAAGTCCATTTCCTGTTGAGAAGATTCGGTAATAATTCGCCAATTCAAGTTCGAACTGGGAGTCTTTAAATCTCAAATAATGAACACTAGAATCGCTGTTGGAATACAATAATTGAGAGTTTTTGACTGCCCAATCCTGAACGGTATCAGAAGAGTTTTTCCCTAAAAACCCTCGTTTAATCCAATATTCAGAATCTCTGTTAATCTCATGTTTAGAATCATATTCAATTGGTAATTCAGAGAGTTGCTTTAGGAGTGATTCATCACGCGAAAACCAATAATATGTAAGGCCATTGGTAACCAGTAAAAATGGCGCGTTTACTTTTTGATTATATCGGGCTATTTGGAGTGCGGTCTTTTCATTTAAAGAGACATCTCCTGCTTTACACTCTACCAGAAGTTGGGGTTTAAAGTGTTCATTATAGCACACAATATCTGTTCTGGAAGCTCCTTTATCACCTGGTAAACGAACTGGTGATTCAAAAGAAATACGATTTTTGGAAACACCTGCCTCAAGCATCAAATATTCCACAAAAGCGAGTCGAACTCTTTCTTCCGGAAGGTGTTTATAGGGCTTCTTAAGGATAGGATTCCAGAGGAGCTTCTCTTCATTCCGGAAGATTACCTGAGGAAAATGATGTGTGCTACTGCTTTTCAATCTCGTTAATCGTTATTCAACAGAGGTGAAAGAATAACGATTAACGAAAAGGAAATCATGATGCTTTAGCAACCGCAGCCTGATGAGTACTTTTATTAATGTACAACTGCTGAACAATAGAAAGCAGGTTGAAAATCAGATAATACAAGCTCAATCCTGATGCAAAGTTGTTGAAGAAGAACAATAGCATTACAGGGAGGAAGTACTGCATAATTTTCATCTGCTGAGCCATAGGGTTATTAGACCCTCCGGTAGTAGCAGAGCTTGTGAGCCTGCTTTGTAACAT
This DNA window, taken from Balneola sp., encodes the following:
- a CDS encoding alcohol dehydrogenase translates to MKALVYKGIKQVEVIDVPNPEILTPNDVIVKVECAAICGSDMHVYHGREQGIDINTIMGHEFVGTVIEIGDSVKRFKPGDEVISPFTTNCGQCYYCENGLTARCEQSQLYGWVEQGIGLHGIHAEFARVPFADSTLVHKPEHISWERANLISDNLPTGYFGVEMVEINPKGVYAVLGCGSVGLMAALSAFEQGATRVYALDRIPFRLEKAASFGAIPINIDQEDAVKKIKAETGGRGVDGAIEAVGSAPPLKLAFDLLRPGGVLGSVGVQAFDKLPFSPPNLYDKNVTMKFGRCSARHYIDKVLPIIDTLPADVLDVVTHQFPLAEAKEAYRVFDEEKESAIKVLLKP
- a CDS encoding nicotinamide riboside transporter PnuC; protein product: MQVIIDGFINGITQTSGLEWVAVTTGLLSVWFSMKENILVYPFGIVSVLIYVHLAFNYQLYADMGVNSYYFVMSVYGWYHWKDTKDSARVQIPITTNSRTEWMISAGILIGSFLILSFVLINFTDSDVPIWDATTTCFAITGMWLMAQKKLEHWLAWIITDLISIPLYFYKGLILTSVQFLIFTILAIAGFIAWKNSLSNQDDNLAIGSNTVSAS
- a CDS encoding DUF3052 domain-containing protein, whose product is MAGYSGTPLVKKLGIKQGMRVLFVNEPSHYMDLLGELPEEIAILDLKAEELNFIHFFCEDLETLHNLFPILKEKLTKTGMIWISWIKKASKNFSWTFTEAEVRRYGLQIGLVDVKVCAVDEDWSGLKFMYRREDR
- a CDS encoding type I restriction enzyme HsdR N-terminal domain-containing protein, whose protein sequence is MKSSSTHHFPQVIFRNEEKLLWNPILKKPYKHLPEERVRLAFVEYLMLEAGVSKNRISFESPVRLPGDKGASRTDIVCYNEHFKPQLLVECKAGDVSLNEKTALQIARYNQKVNAPFLLVTNGLTYYWFSRDESLLKQLSELPIEYDSKHEINRDSEYWIKRGFLGKNSSDTVQDWAVKNSQLLYSNSDSSVHYLRFKDSQFELELANYYRIFSTGNGLNLAVAITATPKGGSTLNVVMNRQHSNVGIISVSLDAVKNADRENATLMNEKGITRFDAVQELGFSFDQDAETVFEPIARLSS